A window of Daucus carota subsp. sativus chromosome 2, DH1 v3.0, whole genome shotgun sequence genomic DNA:
TTGGAGAGGGGTCTAGGGGTCTAAGTCGGCACCTAGAAGTGTGAGTGACGGGATCAATGTATGTGAATTTTCTGATATCTCCGACTTCTCATGTCCTAAAGAAAAACAGTTGCGGTGCTGAGCtttttgtgtttatattttcaggaaGTCCTTATTTTTTACTCTTCCTTTCGCTACTCCTACGTACATTTGTATCCTAATACTTGTATTCGCTTGCGTGCCCATATTTTTTCCAAGTGGAAATTGTGTGTTTGCTAATTTATACACCGTGTTAACAAACGAGAGGTAGCCTTTTCGGAGGAAGTGGGTTATATTGTTGTTGATTCGTGTGTAAAAAAAAAGAGCGTAACAAGTcataaaaataaacttttttgtgtaaatttttatttttgcgtAACACTCAActtatttaaataatcaaatattaaaattagaagttttcaaatattttaataaattataaacatgttatccaaataatataattacttataaatcataacctacttattatttataatatatgtctttattttaaataacttatttttaatttacctCATTTTCTTTATCGTTtatcattatttaaaataagtcCAACCCTAAAATTGtacaaatttttatgaaatcaGCCGGACTTGATCCAAATATTATTTCTAATCGAGATGCAGACCAAAACGCCGGCTACTATATTTTGGCACAACAAAATGACCATGTTTTCTTGGCGTAGTAATAGGTTAATTAGGTATACTGATCAGAAAGAACATCTCAATTGTAATATAAGTGCGCCATATATTCACCGATAAACCGTTCCTTCGTCAGCAACTCCCGCTCATGTTTGTGAATTATGCAAATGGCAGAAGGGTGGGTGAATAATAATAGCATTGACGCATTATCTATACCGCTCAGGCGTGAGCAttattcggtcggttcggtaaAAAAGCGGATCCAATCGAATAGACTGAAAATTGAAATTCTAATTTTCCGGACCGAACCGGATTGAAATAACtgggtttcggttcggtccgaACCAAAAGAAccgaaattttaaaactaaaataaattttttattataaataaaattaaattttataaattcttctaaaaaataatatttactaaTCACCAACACTTTATCAAAGatagatttaattaaatttacaaattatatattattattattatggtatataagatatatattatataaatataaatatatattatattttatttggatttttcgGTTTATTGGGTCCGGACCAAAACATTTCTTTAAGGACCGGATCTAAATTTTATTTCGGTCTATGCGGTCCGACTGAATAgaccaaattttcagaaaatcagGACTGAATCGAATTTATACGGTTCGGGACGGTTTTTCAATTTTGATTCGATTTTGCTCACCATAATACTGCTTCTGCACAATGTTCTTTAATATTTCTCATTTCTCGTGATAATGTGATTcacaaaagatatatatatatatatatatatatatatatatatatatatataacaccaCAATTTTAATGTACATATTAATATACCATTTACAATTACcgatatttatgttatatacaTAGACATAACATATTTAActatgttatttatatatacatgttcaatttatttcactaattttttactaaatttacattatataataaaattagtacAGATACTGTAAATTAAGCTTTTATGTTAGtactaatattataaattaaacattATAAAAATCAGGCAGTAGTAATATATTCTTAAGAACATTAATATGatacttattttttataaaaataatttactacTCATATATTTTCGTATTAATTATTATCatacttatattttagtttatatatcttttataagTTATCGTAACACTAAGattgtaaaaatttatatagttacatttaaaaacaattaatattaatatactttaaaattatactgcatttaaaaatattaagctGTTGATAACATTTTCGACGTGACGTTAcagaatttttcatatttatttctATTCTTCCCATGTTGCTATCATCAGCTTAATAATGATTTAGAAAGAATATTAGTTAAATTCGAATTTACGTTTGGTCTAAATGTTTTGAAGCTCGTGTATCACACATTCTTTCCTGTAATCCATTTTCCCATCTATTCAAACTTAACACCCTATTTCTCTCTCAGTCTTTTTTTCGTTTTGATTTTGCGTTATACCTTCTCTTAGGTGTGAAATATAAGTATTTTGCTATCAAGCATGATTAATTATGCGTGAAATATGAGtgtaaatatcatattttaaaactaacacTTATAttcgtttcaaaaaaaaaaaactaacacttatataaataattaaaacgaATAAATGATGCGGAAAATTGTACTAACATAATTAAGAGCTGTATTTGTTTCTCCAGCTACTCATAAATTCGATTCTAGAGTCTAGACACTTAAAAACTTCAGCCCGTTCATGCATGCCGCCATAATCTTATTTAAGACCTTGTACCAGTGTCAATCGTGTCATTTCGGATATTAGCTCTGAGtatcataatttgaaataataatatctcAAATATTATCTTTAGAAAATATAGTCTCtttggcaaaaaagaaaaagaaaatatagtcTCAAATCTCAATTTATAACGTTACACAATGTaacatttgtattttttttgaaaacgtTATGTGATATAgcgtttattttttatttgagcTCTAACCCATAAAAAAAACACATgtaaatcttaaaattttaatgctTGATGATGTAACGTTAGATTAGAACGTTATTTTATTTAGAGTTTTAAACCCAAATCCATATAAAATCACAGTGAGGTAGAAAGCTATATCATGTAGCGTTTTATCTTTATAACTTAAAGCTACATGAGGCGGCTTGTAGAGTACGATATTCACGATCATTTTTTCCGGATTTGATATTCATATTTGGACTTCAATTTATAATATCGAAAGCCTTTTTTCTTTCATTTCGATgtctatttaaaatttcatcTAACATCGATGATTGATAATTTAGCCATTTTTTATTATAGCTAAAATGTGGTTTCCGTCGCTGACTCATCCCTTAAACAGGGACTTAATACCAACGTACACCTAGTGGAATGGTTTGGTAAAAGCTATCAtagaaaagtaaataaattctTCGAGATCATGCACGAGCTGTAATTTTTAATGGCGATGAGAATTAACATGGAAGAAAATCATTGGACAACGTTGTGTCTGTCGACAATAATAATCAGTAAAAACTTGCAGAAACGCATCAATCAGTTACGCGTAAGCTATCACGAAAAAGAACGATTGGCATAATAAGTAATTACAGAATTAAGAGTGTATTAGTTAAGATAATAACTGGTCAGTCCACTTGAGGTAGCTGATTATCAACATTGTTTGTGCGTTTCTTACCActttaatttgtttaattaatttgtaaatgaaggGATGTAATTATGTGGATACATAATCGCTTACTATGCGGTGCACTAACTAATGGGTTGCCGTTATGAGGTCATTTTGAGTTCTGACTAACTCGTAGTCAAGTCTGAATCATGATGCGTTATCTTCATCCCTTTGCCTCGTATTTCCTAACCGGGATGATTAATTTTTGCCAGCTGAAAATTGACAATGCACCCACCAGTTAAACTCTTTTTTCTATTTACTAACATATACTAGTAATTACgtaatatgtatttatattcgaCAATGGACATTTATACTCTTTTTACTAAACTGATGCAGTACTCTCTGCATGTAAGTGTGTTTACTATGCATTGCCAGAATTCAAGTGATTCAATACAATATTTTAAGATAAAGAAAAGTAACTCAATAAATTTGAAACTCCCTAAATTCAACTTAATGTTAATCTATATcatttttctaatatttgaGATTTTAGATGTGAAcatgatattataataatgaatttttaaatgaaataattaaagtgttgaaatataacatattattcTCTCTATGTACtccttccaccacaaagaacaATTTCTATCTAATTAATTTCTATATATGACTTGATCCTACGTAGATAAATTCGAGAGACACAACCTCAGAGTATAAAAAGACAACTCGAAATCTTAATATCAGCCGTTTCTACTTTCATGGTCACTAACTTCTTCGCtaacaattataaataaatatcacaCGTTTGTTTTCCCACCTACTTTGGATTGAACAAATGCTTAACATTTTAGCAGATTATAAATAAGTAACATGCATGTTTGTTCTCCCACCTGCTTGGATTGTACCATGGAAGCTCATTTCGGTTACTTCAGTAGTAGTTTAATTACCTTCCCTctctttttcatatataataaatctGATAGGTAAAATCTTTAATATTCATGTACTCTGCAGGATGTATACATTTTCGGTTTTAGCTGCAGTACTTTGATACACTCTcgctaatatttaatatatggagcaatagtatatatttatctGTATGCGAGCACTACAACAAAAGTAAGTTAGAAATAATATTTGGTTAAAGCGTTTGATGAACAGTCGGTTGATTTATACATACGATAGTTTTCATTAAGATCTCGATCGATTGTAACAATTTTCTGTCCATCATGGTTGGTCATATGTTTCATTTGATAATCTGAGTACCATCCTTTGCCATCTTTGTATGCTAGTTCTTCCCACAAAAATAATTCGATAATCTTCGAAATTTGCTATAATTAGAGCCGTGCATTAAGGGTTAAAATCACTTTAATTAGCTCCTGGAATTAGTTAGAAGTAATACTTAAAGAGTTCTTGCCAAAAATTGCAAGGCTCTGTGTCAACAAACCAAAACATTACATAATCAGAAGTTCCAACTTTCTGAATGAAGTTGCACACACATTAATATACAAATCTCTCCAAAGCGTGCAGGTGataatgtaaataaataaatatataattaacggATTTTCTAATATGTGTAATGGGCGCACACTAACaacaaataaatcaattcctGGAATCGGACGTCGAGACAGCCAGGCCCCAGAGGTCTGAAAAGGCGGACTCAGATGATGAAGAGGGACAATTGTTGTTATTCTTTCCGCACTTAGCCACTGTTCTGACGCTCTCAATTAACTCTCCAGTCCTGGCCTCTTGTGACAGTATCTCCGCAAGCTGTTCAGGGCTTATTACCAGCTTAACCTTCCAAATGCCGCATCTTGACATGCACTTGTCACTATTACTTCTATTGCTTTCCGCACTTAGCCTCAAGCCTCCTGATCCTGCTTGTCTGCGTAAAGGCGATGTTTTCTTGAACACTTTGCGGCTACAATGATCAAATGACATCCGATAAGGCGCAGTTGTAGACGGACAATGTGCAGAAGGAATGCGGCTTTTGGATCTCACGTGGCCTATTTGTAGCTGATGTTGCTGCGCGTAGTCCAAACCAGCTGCATTTGCTTTGTTTGGATTGAATTTTTTGTTGAGAGGAGGGAGTGGGAGGAGGTAGTACGAATTGCCTGTTGATAACATTTCATTGTGAGGAATTGGATTCCAGAAAAGATCGTGGCTTCTAAAAATGACATGGCCGGGGAATTCGTCAGTGATGCTCTCTGCTGTAGTCGGCTCGTAAAACTCCATGACTCCACCGCTAGATGTTATGACTTTTATCACTTCATTTTCGTCGTCCCCTAGCCCTCCAAACAGACAATTTcccattttattatttatatcacaGAGATTTAAATACTCGCGCACTGTATTTGAGCTCCGAGACCTCTTATCCAATTTAACTTGACATGCTTCACTTAACTAGCTTCTATATACTAGAGAATGCGCGGGAAAGTTTTCTATACCTCCTGCTTTTGGGACCCATTCGAAAGCAAAAGAtggaaaagaagagaaagaaaaagaaaaaaaatggtaCTTTGTTTCCATTCCGATTTACAAAATCACAAAGTATACAGAGTTACAGACGGTCAAGTTTAGAATCTTTAGTAAAGTGGGGCGAGTAGtaaattcaaatattcaatggacctgttttatattaagataatactccctccgtctcattttagttgtcacatttccttttttgttggtcaaattgactaatttttgaccaaagattacaagtcactcttttatcattttaaaaaactgaaaattacatcttaaagtagattacaagttattttcggtgagatgttttttttattttttcaattgataaaatattaataaatttcagtcaaactttggtcaatttgaccggcacaaaaccaaatgtgacaactaaaatgggacggagggagtatatgcaTATATAAGTATGTTTGATTGTGGGCCTTTTAGCCCAACTAACAAATTCTCTGGACCAGTATAAAGAGGACCGAAAGTACCAGACTGAACCTTCAAGTGAACGAGTTATCTATGCAGTGAGTCAGTGACCTCTAGATATACAAGTATAgagtaatatattataaaatattaattatttaggcTGACAAGTTGGTCGAAGGACTTCAATAATTCAGGcgtgtattttatttatttatttttgagagTGACGAGTATCTGTTTGACTTTAAGATATGCACAAatttataacataaataaacaaattgatgctggtttcaaattatatatcctCGATTGCGGTGGGCAGG
This region includes:
- the LOC108208400 gene encoding uncharacterized protein LOC108208400, which codes for MGNCLFGGLGDDENEVIKVITSSGGVMEFYEPTTAESITDEFPGHVIFRSHDLFWNPIPHNEMLSTGNSYYLLPLPPLNKKFNPNKANAAGLDYAQQHQLQIGHVRSKSRIPSAHCPSTTAPYRMSFDHCSRKVFKKTSPLRRQAGSGGLRLSAESNRSNSDKCMSRCGIWKVKLVISPEQLAEILSQEARTGELIESVRTVAKCGKNNNNCPSSSSESAFSDLWGLAVSTSDSRN